The Emys orbicularis isolate rEmyOrb1 chromosome 9, rEmyOrb1.hap1, whole genome shotgun sequence genomic sequence ATAACAAATCATACTTGTTAGAAAGAACATACAGGGTTCCATTTTCAGAAGTAGAAGTTGAAAGCATCTCAAGTTGTATGTGAAAGGTTTTGAATGCCCATTTTTAGGTGCCCCAGTACATTTGGATTGATGCATAGTTTGTTGCAATTCTAGGCACTCAAATTTAGAGTTTGGGTTTTGTCATTGTTTCATAAATTTATATTAGTGTGATAGTTCCTACAGCATAATAGGCCCTTTCCAAACAGGGAAAATATTACAGTCTAAATTACTGGGGCCCGTTTAAATCAAAACATGATGACTTTACAATGACATACCTATCCACAAGCCTTCCTAATCATGTCTACACTATATATGTATCCCCACAGCACTCCAAAATCCTGTCCTTGCATGCATCCCAGTTCAAAGTGGGGCAGTCTCTTCTTTGGTTGTTTCAAAGTCCAGGTCAGAAATGTGGGGAGATAACACCAGGTCACTCCAGCCACTTTGAATATTTCACCTACAGAATTCGTTGCAAAATCTTAGCTcaccaaattattttaaaagcctgTACTTACATTCCTTGCACACCCACAACTTCCATTAATCCTACAGATTATTTCATTGTCAGGGAGAGGCTTGCCTCCAAAAAGGAAAGGCAGGGAGCAAGACCCTCAAAGTCTGCAGCGGCTTCTGTGCTATTCCATACCCTTTCCTATTAGAACGGGGCTCCAATGGGCACGATGTCAGATGCCTCAAAACTTTGAGAAGGTGGCAGCTTCCCTCAAGCCCAGAAAGATCAGCATGACCCCACATGTATGAAGAGAGGGTAGTGCTTTTGAGAGGCAATCCCTCTCACCACACACTTCCCATCCTCCAAGCTATGCCTTCTCCTAAACTGCAAAGTCCTGCAATGTACCTGTGGCAGGACTTCCACAGGATGAGGGGACAGAGAATGCAACATACCACAGAGTCACTTCCTTGCCCCACAACCTCAGAAGTCCCATTTAGTTCCTGTTAGCAGAAATTACGGGGTGCATCAAACCTCATGTAGGAAATTATCATTCTGTGTCAAAAATCACAAGGCCTAAACAATTTAGctacaatatattttatttataggtATACAGCATGCACCATTGTTGTATGAAAGCACCAATGTGTATGAACAAGAAATATTAGTAGGTGTGGGTCTGCAATAAGGCTGTGACTCACAGCAGTGCTGCTAAAAGACTGATCTTTGGTTACTGACCTCAGCTAGAACACTCCACAAGCAGAAGCAATGTGAACAGTTGCTCGTTGCTCTGATCTTTTGAGTGCCTTGTATCCCATGCTAGCTCTGCAATGCCTGGACTAATCCATCTGCTTCTCTGGTAGTGGGACTGGATGGTGAAGAAACAACTTGCTAGCCACCATCCCCTGGTCCTCTGGCAGTGGGACCAGATGGAGAGGCAACACAACACATGGTATGATCTCCCTCCTCCTGGTATTTCAAGCCCCTCATGAATCATAACACAGTTCTGTTGAATGTAGTGTATATACTTTAGTTGTGACTTTTACCAGTCACCAGTCCCAGACTAACCAATGTGCACTCTGTGCACTTGCACACGGCCCTCCAACCAGGTTTAGACCTAAGGTTGCTGCCCCGCTAGTTTTTAACCAGCCTGGCCAGTTTTTCTCCTGGTTACAATGTGCCGGTTTCTGTTTTCATATGTAaagtaaaagtgtgtgtgtgcgtaggCGGGAAATTCACATTGCAACCAGCAACCATAGCTGTGCACACGACACACTGCTTCCACCACAGTGCACAGATCACATGGCTGCTGAGAGCACTGCCAGTGTAGCACCAAGGTCCTGTTCTGCGGGGCGGGCCCTCAATGCGCTGACATGGTGGCTCTTCTTCTTGACACTGGAAAACAGTGCCATGTGCTCTTGGGTGACCTCACAAAGAATTCTGGCTGAGGCAGACAAAATTGTTCCAGGGTTCCCCTGCTGCAAtgtgcctcccccctcccagatGCCTCTAGCTATAAAAACCAGAACTGAATCCTATACATAACTAATTTGGAAACTGTCTCTCTGAAATCAGCCCTTTAAAGTTCAATGCAGGCCCAGTAGCGTATTATCACTATGGTTTAACTATACAGAGCTTCGtaaataggcctgattctgatttcatttatatGGTATTTATCAGGAGTAACTTCTTTGATATCGACTGGTTTTAAACTAGAGTCAGTAGCTATGAGGAAGCAGGAGGACACTGTGGGCTCTGACCTGCTGTGATGGGTTGTCTATAAGGAGTCAGTCGCCTTGTACTTAAATTCAGAAAGAATCCAAGTAGTATTTCCCTGGAattatttcttcttcaagtatttGTCCCCTCAGATCCCGGTGTAGGTGTGTGTACCTCATGCGAATGAGCCTGGAATCATTTAGCTGTCAGTGGCCATTGAGGCTCACATCTGATGCCCCTAAAGTGAGGGTATAAAGGGTGGAGCAGCCTCAACTGCCACTAGGATCCTTCTCATGACCCATCACAGCAAGGTGGAGACCACATGTCCTCCAGCTTCCTTGTAGCTCTTTGTTGTTTGTTAAATATCATTTAAATCTGTTGGcttaaaagagaaagaaaaaaggacttttttcttgtttctttcagGTCTTTCCTTGGTGCTGAAGGTCAGGTCCAATGGCAAACCCTAAATCTCTGGGCATTAAAATATGTCCAGTCTGTAAGACAGCCATGCCTAGTAATGATGTGCATACAAAATGCCTTTGTTTGGGAGAATCCTATATTCTTAGTACGTGTGGTATTTGCAACTCTTCTTTTTAAAGTGCACTCAAAAGGTGTGTGATGCCATGTTGAAATTATTTTTGATGGAGAAGTCCATGAGAAGTGTCTTGGATTCTTAGCTTGCTCCTAGTACACAGTCTGCTTCAACTCCAAAACTGATTTAAACAAGTGCTCTGGTTATGAAAGACTACCCTGGGAGCTAAACAGGTCTTCTgactctaagccctggtctacattaggGAAGGGTCTatctaagatacgccgacttcaactacgctattcgcgtagctgaagtcggcgtatcttaggtcgacttatctggccgtgaggacggcggcgagtcgaccgctgccgctcccccgtcgattccgcttccgcctcttgcgagctggagttccggagtcgacggggagcgcgttcggggattgatttatccgcatctagatgagacgcgataaatcgatccccgattgatCTTTCCCATCAAACCTTTTCAGGTCAGCCAGTTAGAGACTTCTGCTGTCAGAGGTAGGAAGGAGGAGAGGTCTTTGGATGGGGCTTGGCACCGGCCACCATCCCCATTACTGGCAAAGAAGGCAAAAAGTCATCACACTTATGCCTACTTTATTGAAGTCACATTGGTACTGTGAGTCTtcaaaggttgtggaatcctgtTCCTTGACTACGGTATCACATTTATCTTCAGTGACCAACTTCACTGCATCGATACTGTATGTTGTGGTCTTTGGTACTGCATCCTTATAAGACTCCATGTGCTGATACTATGACTAATGCTACCGGTGCAGAAGTAACTATCAGCATTGGTACCACTTACATATCTCCATCACTCTGCAAATGGAGTCCCCTTTGCTGGATGTCTCTGCTTTATCAGTGGCATCAAAATCTTGGCTGGTTCCAGAACCCAAGGtattgaaaattaaaatatctTTACACTCAGCTTCTGTGGCACCATTACTTACCTTGTCTCCGGGATCTGCACTTCAGGAAATTTTTTATCTGCAGGTCCACTGTCTCATGGTACTGTGAACCCTTCTCTTAGGGGATGTCTTATAAGATTGGTTCACCTAGACCGATTCCTAAGCGAAGCTGGGAAAGGAGCCCATCCCTTTATAAATCTCAGACTCCAGAGAGGTCCCAGATTCCATGGTTTCCACTTTTGGTGCGCCATATGCCCTTCCCATATAGAGTTTGGTTTTGGCCCTATTGGCTGGTGTGGAATCCACAGCTTCACTCATTTGCTCCTTATTCTTTGGCATCAAGATCTCCCCCTAAGAAATCCAAGGGGGTTCGGCCATCACATCAAAAACTCCTTTAAGGCTCTGAATAGGAACCCCATAATAAGGAGGCGGACCTTGTTGAAGAGATTTAGGATGAGGCTATTCCTCCAGTCTTCTCTCCATAACCTGATGAAGCTGTGATCAAGTCTACTTTTTCTACAATAGATTTAAAAGCCTTTTAGGACCTCCTTAAAAGAATGGCAGACATTTTAGGAAATCCTTTGGAGATGGTGCAAGAAAGGTCCCATCAATTGTTTGACATTCTGCACCCAACAtcactgtgataaatgaaggggggggggataagctcccttttatggacacccagccagcagctataaaattcctcttggtagttgttctctacttgctttacctgtaaagggttaacaagcccacaggtaaaaggaaaggagtgggcacctgaccaaaagagcctgcctcccccggagcgtccaTGCCTGCGCCCTGGGCAACGAGTGGCTGCCCTGCCGCTCTGCCCGGCCACTGCTGGCTACAAAAGGGAGCGacgctggcagcaggctgaggtgGCAGCTGTGCTGCCACCTGCGGAGGGAGGAGGCGCACAAGTTATGGCAGGGATAGGTTcgtgggttagtgtttttgttgtgtggtgtgtaattgctggtgagtatttgcttcaggttggggggttgtctgtaagtgaggactggcctgtctcccaaggtctgtgagagtaagggatcgtccttcaggataggttgtagatccttgatgcgctggagaggttttagttgggggctgtaggtgatggctagtggctttcttttactttctttgttgggcctgtcctgtagtaggtgacttctgggtacccttctggctctatcAATCTATtttttcacttccccaggtgggtactgtaaTTTTAAGAACGTTTGATAGGTGtctctctgtctgagggattgaagcaaatgcggttgtattttagggcttggctgtagacaatgaatcatgtggtgtggtctggatgaaagctggaggcatgtaggtaagtatagtggtcagtaggtatagggtggtgtttatgtgactatcgtttatttgcactgtagtgtccaggaagtggatctcttgtgtggatttgtctcgttagcactgaccccccacttggtaaagcaactcccatcttttcatctactgtgtatatatacctgtctGCTgtcttttccactccatgcatctgatgaagtgggttttagcccatgaaagcttatgcccaaataaatttgttagccgctaaggtgccacaagtgctcctcattgtttttgctaataTAGACTAGCagagctaccactctgaaacttgataGTAGGGCCGTGAGCAGTCAAGCAGGGAAGGGCACCTACCAAACCAGTTGTTTACATGAAACCGGTTTCAAGTAACTATCCATTGTTCAGCTAAAGAAAAGAGAATGGTGGACCATTAGAGTTAATGGAAAGGCATTCAGACAACTCAGAATTGAAAACAACATCCTGGCTCTGGAACATCAACTCAGGAgggaagtatcagggggtagccatgttagtctgtatccacaaaaacaacaaggagtccggtggcaccttaaagactaacagatttatttgggcataagctttcgtgggtaaaatacctcacttcttcagatgtaggAGTCAGGAGAGAGTTTCTCTATTCTGATTAACCAGGAATCTTCATGGACTGagacaaaaagaaaaggaaaaagccttttaaaagcaAGCTTGGGACAGTTTCAGGATGCTGGATCTCTCCTGCAGCTAGAGCATACGCTAGGAAACTATTTTAAGGCAATAGGTAACTCATATAAGAAAAGTGATTTTACCTAATACAAAAGTGTAAAGCCTGAGTTTGCATCTTTATGCTTATTTTTTGTGTAACTCGTATATGTTCGCTTTTCCTTACCATTTCATTTCTGAATTTGTGATTTTTCTACTAAATAcaatttttgttcattttcatccCAAGCAGGTTGCTGGTGTACAAAATGTGTGGAGTGTGTATGCCAAAGTAAATTGCTATCTGAGGGCCTGCCCTCATGCCTCCAGGGATGACAAAACAGAGGAGAAAAGTCCaagtgtctggtagttaagaacttTTATGTAGGATGTATTTGGGGAGTCTCAGGACTGGAAGCAGAGGAGGGAAGTTATATGGGCCCTGGTGCCCAtcctccagcaatattcagagcctgggggcccagctccaccaatgttcggggctgggtctctcccccagccccacctgccaccctgCACGCCTCCCCTGGAGcgtcccccagccccgcctgcctcccccggagcgtctCTGCCTGCGCCCTGGGCATCGAGCGGCTGCCCTGCCGCTCTGCCCGGCTGCTGCTGGCTACAAAAGGGAGCGGCGCTGGCGGCAGGCTGAGGTGGCAGCTGTGCTGCCACCTGCGGAGGGAGGAGGCGCACAGGTTATGGCAGCCTGCCCCCcgggcacccaccacaggggaggcgagggggcttcctggacctgagaggggccgtaggagcatgtgcagtgacagtggtgtggGGTGAAtgtgctgccgggggggggaggggaggagggcccCTCCTCTGGAGCTCGCTGCTAccggtggggagagggctgggggagcctgcctgcaccccaaactcctcatccccggccctaccccaccccagaacccacacccccagccagagccctcacccgccctgtaccccaaccttctgccccagccctgagtcccctcctgcaccatgaacccctcatccccaccgcacagccctcaccccagccctctgccctagtcctgagcccctcccacactccaaacccccctcacgggggtgggtgggacttggacctgttctaggcaccaccaaaaattatacaaacctgccgcccctgactggaagggctgttggtgttACCCTGCAAGAGTAACTGGGCTAGTGAGAGCCAGGGTTAGACCTTATACTTGTCAACTGGCTACTGGCATCAGGGATCTGAACCATAGCCAGGCACTCAAAGATTTATGGCAAGCAGTCACAGAACCTCTTATCAAGCCACTCTTTGGGTGGACTCTAAAAATGGCACACTTGGTTCCTGCTTGTCACAGTGGCTTGTGAAAAATCTAAACTGCCTGACCCTCCTAGCTCTATGGCCAGGTATAAGAAGCCCATGAAGTTGGACTTCCTGGGTAGAACAGTATACTCCTCAACTACCTTGGAGTTTCATATAGCtgactaccaagttttgttggcCAAATACGATTTCCTGCAATGGAATGAAGTTTTGTGGCTCAGTGAGAAACTTCCTCAAAACACCTGGGATGAATGGAAAGATGTGGCTATAGAGGGCTAGTTGGTGGTGAAAACAATATTACAGGCCTTGCTAGATGCCCCTGAAACTGTGGTTTGCTCAATGGCCACTGCAATCAATATGCACAGAACATTGTGGCTGCAATACCTTCTGTGCTATGTCTATCTATGCACGTTTATAgcaagggcttggctacacttgtgagttacagtgcattaaagcagccccaggtgcACTAGCttactccctgtccacactggcaaggcacatagagtgctctgactccgtggctacagcgctgctggtactccacctcggagagtggaataatgtttgctgcgCCCTCGCTGGAGCAccgcagcgccagtgtggacgaggtgttgcattactgcgctctgactgacctccggaaacatcccataatccccttaagtcaagtggccactcttctcattgttttgaactcgctgtaggaatgcggatatgccgtttgaaagctccgtttctgacagctggctgcttatctgctccgaggcAGATAAGTGTGCTCTGAGAcagattagtgtggaatgctgtgtgtgagagagagagaggtgggggggcggggagggtctgctgctgtctgaacttacaagacagcatgctgacatgctctcagcccccccaaaacccactctctctccccccacatacacacaacacactccctgtcacactccaccccacacccctcatttgaaaagcacgttgcagtcacttgcatgctggaatagctgcccataatgcaccgctcccaatgccgctgcaagtgtcgcaaatgtggccacgccagtgcgcaagcagctgtcagtgtggatagactgcagcgctttccctactgtgctctccaAAGGCGGGTTTAAcacacagcgctctacatctgcaagtgtagccatgccctaagtgacttgcccagggtctgAGAAGCCTATGGTAGAAACAGGGAAATTAAACCCACCTCTCCTTGGTCCAAAGCAAGCACCTTAATCACTGGGCTATTCTTCCTTTCCTCAGATTGCTCAAAAGGGCTGGGAATGTAACATTATTTAAACTATAAATGGGCTGGGGTTACTGGAAATATAGGAATAATAATTTCATTATGCCTCTTCTCCCTGCTGACAAGGCAAGTTACCCATGTAAAATGTCTAGCATAAATTAAATCTGTCACAGGCACCATTACTTTTTTTTAGCCTTAGATTTAAATTATGTTAAATTCACAACATTGGGGAAAGGGTGATTTCAACTATTATTGTTTTAACTGAGAATCTTGAATTTTTAACTGGTTTGGCCATGGAGGATTATGgatacaatgaaaaaaaaatcaagctttaCTTTGCTCCAGTTATCAAATTGTTAACATTCCCTTACTGGAATCCCCAATAGTAAAAGTAAATAAGAAAAAGATATTTTAGTGTGCTTGTGTTCTTTATTATGTTATTTATGTCTTCAGTAAGGATTCCTGCTATGTATTCCaataaagcagtgtttcccaaacttgggacgccgcttgtgtagggaaagccctgggcgggccgggccggtttgtttacctgccgcgtccgcaggtccggccgatcgcggctcccagtggcctggagcagcgaaccgcggccactgggagccgcaatcgatAGTGGGAGACAGGAACCAGCTGTGTGCAGGGCAGGTGAGCAGGGGAGAGGCGCTGTGGATGCTGTCAAGAAAAGGTGCAAGCACTGTCCACTGTGCAGCATGACGAGGGAGCCCAAGTGCCTTGCCCTCCCAGGGGAAGCTCCACAACGGTATTGCTGTGCCCAGGCCTGTGTGAGGAGGGGAGAAGTTGGTGGCGAGTCTCATACAACAGCCAgcccccaacctctgccctgCGCCTAGGGGAGCAGTCAGCAGatataaaccctggcagaaatctgggggggtcACGCTTTGCCTCTGGAATTGGCAATTCTGGAAATGAAAGGTAATTTTGGGAAAAAACACAGCAATATTGGCAATTTCTGGAAAACACCAGCCCTAATCATGATTGAAAGTGatataaaatacacacaaaacCCACAGAAGACAGAATCAGCTTGGTGAGATCATTCTATGGGTTttgagggtctgatcctgctctaaCTGAAATCAGTGTGAACAGGACTGGTTCCTGAGAAAGCAGTAATGTTAATGCTTCTGTTCCAAGTACGCAGTTTCTCTTGTATATAATTGAAAAGAGAAAGCCTTTTTCTTTTAAGTATTGGTAAAATGAtataacagttaaaaaaaattagcgaTCAAAATTACTTTCTAGTGTAAGAATGTATATATGTCTGTATAATAAACATATTCATAAAGcatttgttttttactttttctttgcTTGCTCAATGTGCCATTTATCTCAGCTCTTGTACATTTTGTGTAATTAAACAAGCATAAATAAAATGACTGtagaacatttaaaatgtttaaatgcaCCTTTTTACTATTACATCATGCAGTTTAACACTGCCAAATATCTGGACTTAGGATACAAATCTGTCATTTAATTAAAATGCTGTGAAACAGTAGCTCTGAAAGAGTATGCAAATGTAACAACACAGTAATTTAGCTTGCTCTGACTACATTTTGCTATATAAAAGTCTTTTAAAAGATCTGCAGAATTCAATATGTAGATTTAATTCCCATAATAAACTCTCCATGTTAGCTTTCCCCAGATTGGGATAATGAAGACTCTTACAACTTTTCATCTTGCTTGAAAATTGTAAAAGCTTCTTCTCTGGATTTTTTGCAGTTTTTTGCAAATGCTGTTATTCTCTGGAATGCTTCTGCCAGACCTTCCCCAGAGATCGCACAACAAGGCTGTACATACCAATTTCTATCACTGCAATGTTTCTGCATGTTGAATTTCCTGGTTATTTCCTCAGCgttcaaagctccaggaagatCCTGCTTGTTAGCTAGCAAAACAATAGGCACATTCTTTACAAATTCATTCTTTAAGAGGAGTTCAAATTCTTTCTTTGAATCTTCCAGACGTTGCTTATCAGTGCTGTCCACAACGTACACCAGGCCATCTGCATTTTCAAAGTAATTGCACCAAAATGTCCTCATTTTCTGTTGCCCTCCAACATCCCAGATTGTTACAGCAATATTTTGCCCTGTTTCAATCATCTCCACATTAAAACCGATTGTTGGGAGTGTTAGGAAAACATCATTAAACTTTAACTTGTACAATAGTGTAGATTTCCCAGCTGAATCAAGTCCCAGCATTAATATCTTAGCCGGTTTGACTTTGGAGTGTTTGGAACTCAGCAGACCCATTCTTGCTGTAATTATCTGTATTATGTCTTAAAGATGTTATTTCTTCTATCAGGGTGATTTTTGTCAGAAAGCCCTTCTTTCTCCATAAGATGAagcaaaaaaagtaaaagaagaggAAGTGGAAGAAGAGGCTTTGTGCTATGAAGAAAGAATAAGCCTTTGTGTATTTATATAGAGTCCTTATCAACTTGATAATAAGCAAACAGTATTTTATGAAGGTGTAATGTTCACTGCCTAGCCTATGGGTGGAGCAGACACGAGAATATAACAATTAGTCACGGAGCCCAAAGGTTACAGTATTTCTGAACATGCTGAACAGTGGCAATGCCATACTTACATAAAAAGCCTGCTCTTGTGGTTTTTGGGCTATTTATACATTATAAGAGAGTATAACCACATATAACAGTGCTCTAGACACTGAACAGGCAGTGGATATGTAacaacaccagggccggctccaggcaccagtgcaggaagcaggtgcttggggcggccaatggaaaggggcggcatgtccgggtcttcggcggcgggtccctcggtccctcttggaCGGAAAGAccggccgctgaattgccaccaaagaatgaagcggcacagtagagctgctgccgaaatgccgccaatcgcggctttttctttttttttttttcttcgccgcttggggcggcaaaaaacccgggagccggccctgaacgaCACACAGGGCATGTGCTTGGAAATCACCAATTTCggagttctaatcctgactcactgtgtggccaTGAGAAAAAACACTTAACCACTCTACCTCAATTTCCCTTTCTGGAAACATGGATAATAATTCTTACTTACTTACCTCTTGGGAGGGTGGGAGTGCTGCATGAATTTTTGATCATTACAAAAGTACAAGAGGACAAAGTTCCTGGTCTGATCATGCAAACCCTTCTTATTTGAGCTGTCCCATGACCTAGAATAAGACATACAATGAGTGATAATCACAGACAATGCGGGTTATATGTTCAACAAATACACTGACTAACTAGTTAATGTTTGTATGGCACATTGAATGTTTATGGCTTGATTTTCAACAGTGCTCAGTACTCACAACTCTCACTAATGTTAATAAGAGCTGTAGATACTTGGCAAGTCAAAAGAAGAGCCATAAAGTGTTATATCCATGATATTATTAATAGTTATTACAaggaaagcactttacagaggattTTCAGGCCCTAACTGCACTGACCTTTAAAATCAGTATGGATGTGTGTCAACTCTTTTACACACTGTTTCACCTAAATTGGTTTCTAATATAATTTATCAGGCTATGTTGACCAATTCAAACCATAATagcctaaagcaggggtggggaaacattttggcccgagggccacattggggttgcaaaactgtatggagggccgggtagggaaggctgtgcctccccaaacagcctggcccggcgggggggcggccccatccgacccctcccacttcccgccccctgactgcccccctcagaaccctcaacccatccaacacccccccgctccttgtcccctaactgcccccgggaccccaccccctatccaactcccctaatcccagtcccctgactgctctgacccctatccacacccccaccccttgacgggccccccaggaccctacatctatccaaccccccctgttccctgacccctatccacacccccacctcctgacaggcccccccgggactcccacgcttatccaacccccccatcccccgtcccctgatcgccccccccagaacctccgccccatccaactgcccgctgctccctgttccctgactggccCCCGGGACcctccgccccttatccaacccccagctctggaCCCCTTACtatgccgctcagaacagcatgtctggcagccgcgctgcccggtcGGAGCTAGACACGCTGCtgcgctgcctggcaggagcgtGCAACCCAGCTGCCCAGTGCGCTGCCCGCGCAGCggcatggctgcgggggaggggagacagcgggggaggggccggggctagcctccccagctgggagctcaagggccgggcaggacggtcctgcgggccggatgtggcccgcgggccgtagttcgGCCACCTCTGGCCTCAAGAAACATATTTTTGTTCAGAGTCATTTGCTCCTCCTGCTTATTCATTACCTGAAGGCATCATCTTTGATTGTAATATCAGCGTTGGTTGGTGAGGAAGTTATA encodes the following:
- the ARL14 gene encoding ADP-ribosylation factor-like protein 14, giving the protein MGLLSSKHSKVKPAKILMLGLDSAGKSTLLYKLKFNDVFLTLPTIGFNVEMIETGQNIAVTIWDVGGQQKMRTFWCNYFENADGLVYVVDSTDKQRLEDSKKEFELLLKNEFVKNVPIVLLANKQDLPGALNAEEITRKFNMQKHCSDRNWYVQPCCAISGEGLAEAFQRITAFAKNCKKSREEAFTIFKQDEKL